From Anopheles coluzzii chromosome 3, AcolN3, whole genome shotgun sequence, the proteins below share one genomic window:
- the LOC125907279 gene encoding homeobox protein invected-like yields MATIMSHNLPLIPLPLKAGVALAKASLMLPGAGAAGGLLGLAVPPESRKSSVTPPEAPHESPKLPADDDETDRMSCCSDDSELSVGQEVPDDLRAPPTLHSPPDDLSNDSSRYSKDTPSELEFAARLQQTSMLRPSPTRLHEEFLRNSQLYAEELMRQQMQIVAAARGLTMSPAKAALGGLQSDRSPTPGEPRMGFRPAGSGNRSDFYRQDASSPGEGAGSFRGIHSHLSAISQITQNLNSDLSKLTSPTAFRTSRESSQSPPSAGANLHGLHQLHQQQQQQHQLAQQQHHHHQLALAALNNNIAVALNDQSLKFSIDNILKADFGRRITDPLLLKRTSKSGQQHHGPSGAGASGSRKPASKSPSAIDLSGGEQGSSTATLAPLLAGTGSGVPCSIASALSTVKQFCTAVSTTTTSSSRASSGSVSSVGSVGSEDVSPISPLSSTGSLKGADHQSGGQGGASATGANGGASGGGSAGSSSGSGSSGSGSGGPMVWPAWVYCTRYSDRPSSG; encoded by the coding sequence ATGGCCACCATAATGTCGCATAATTTACCCCTGATACCGCTTCCGCTGAAGGCGGGAGTGGCCCTGGCCAAGGCGAGCCTGATGCTGCCCGGCGCTGGAGCGGCCGGCGGTTTGCTGGGGCTTGCCGTGCCCCCGGAGTCGAGAAAATCGTCCGTTACGCCACCCGAAGCACCGCACGAAAGTCCCAAACTGCCGGCGGACGACGATGAAACCGATCGGATGAGCTGCTGCAGCGACGACAGCGAACTGTCCGTGGGCCAGGAGGTGCCGGATGATCTGCGTGCACCGCCAACCCTGCACAGTCCACCGGATGACCTAAGCAACGACTCATCCCGCTACTCGAAAGACACTCCCTCGGAGTTGGAGTTTGCGGCTCGACTGCAGCAAACGAGCATGCTGCGACCGAGTCCAACCCGCCTGCACGAAGAGTTCCTTCGCAATTCGCAGCTCTACGCCGAGGAGCTGATGCGCCAGCAGATGCAGATTGTAGCGGCCGCCCGGGGACTTACCATGAGCCCGGCGAAAGCGGCGCTCGGTGGGCTGCAGTCCGACCGTAGTCCAACACCGGGCGAACCGAGGATGGGCTTTCGACCGGCGGGTAGTGGCAATCGGAGTGATTTCTACCGCCAGGATGCATCCTCCCCTGGGGAAGGAGCCGGCAGCTTCCGGGGCATCCATTCGCATCTCAGCGCAATATCGCAAATCACGCAAAATCTCAACAGCGACCTCTCGAAGCTAACGTCACCGACGGCGTTCCGTACGTCGCGCGAAAGCTCCCAGTCACCTCCGTCGGCGGGGGCAAACCTTCACGGGCTGCATCaactccaccagcagcagcagcagcaacaccagctggctcagcagcagcatcaccatcatcagctaGCGCTGGCCGCACTGAACAACAACATTGCCGTGGCGCTGAACGACCAAAGCCTCAAGTTTAGCATCGACAACATCCTGAAGGCAGACTTTGGCCGCCGCATCACCGATCCACTGCTGCTGAAGCGAACTTCCAAGAGTGGCCAACAGCACCATGGGCCGTCTGGGGCGGGTGCATCGGGCAGCAGAAAGCCGGCCAGCAAAAGCCCGTCGGCAATCGATCTCAGCGGTGGCGAGCAAGGTTCCTCCACGGCGACGCTAGCGCCCCTGTTGGCCGGTACGGGAAGTGGCGTGCCGTGCAGCATAGCGAGCGCACTGTCGACGGTGAAACAGTTCTGCACGGCGGTTAGCACGAcgacgaccagcagcagcagggccaGTTCGGGATCGGTCAGCTCGGTCGGTTCGGTGGGCAGCGAGGACGTGAGCCCGATATCGCCCCTCTCGTCGACGGGTTCGCTGAAGGGTGCGGACCATCAATCGGGTGGCCAAGGTGGTGCGAGTGCAACGGGAGCGAATGGTGGTGCTAGTGGTGGTGGAAGTGCCGGGTCCAGTTCCGGGTCTGGCAGCTCGGGATCCGGTTCCGGAGGGCCGATGGTGTGGCCGGCCTGGGTGTACTGCACGCGGTACAGCGATCGACCTAGTTCAGGTTAG